CGGCGCCGATCGTCGCCATGGACGCCACCGAGGACGGGCAGGGCTACTGGCTGCTCGACGCCGACGGCGGGGTCGAGGCGGCCGGGAACGCCGGCCTGTTCGCCACCGAGCGGGCGCTCGACGCCAAGGCCGTGGGCATCGCCCAGCGGCCGCTCGGCCCCGGCTACTGGGTGCTGCGGGCGGACGGCACCGTCGACGCGGCCGGCGGGGCGCCCGAGTACGGCGACGGGCGGCCGCGCGTGGCGCCGTTCGTCGACCTGACCGCCCATCCGGACGGCACGGGGTACTGGCTGGTGCGGACGGACGGGACCGTCCAGGCCGTGCAGGTGCCCGACTACGGCGGCCGGGGCGGCACGGCCGATGACCCGGTGGTCGACATCGACGCCACCGAGGACGGCAACGGCTACTGGACCGTCGACGACGAGGGCCGGGTGCGGGCCTACGGCAACGCCCGCCGCCTCGGCGAGGCGAACCCGAGCTTCCCGGTGACGGCGATCGCCCAGCGCCCGGCCGGGCCGGGCTACTGGGTGCTGGCGGCCGGCGGCGACGTGTTCGCCTTCGGCGGCGCGCCCTACCTCGGCGAGGTGCCGGGCAACTCCACGGTGCCGGTGGTCGACCTCGTGCCCACGCCGACCGGGCGGGGCTACTGGCTGGTCGACGAGGGCGGCACCGTCTACGCCTACGGCGACGCCAGGGTCCTCTAGACGCGACGAGGGGCCGCCTCTCGGCGGCCCCTCGATCGGTCCCCGGCGACTGGGGGGGAAGTCGCGGGGGAGAGCTGGTGCCGGTCGCTCAGGCGGCGGGGCGGCCGCGGCCGGCGAGGCCGCGCAGCTGGCCGCGGGCGTCCTTGGCCGTCTCGCGGGCGGTGCGGAACACGTCGCGGGCCTGCTCGGGGAGGCGCTCCTCGACGGTGTCGAGGAGGCGCTCGAACTCGTCCTCGACGGCGTCGAGGCGCTCCTCGACGACCTTGACCCGCTCGTCCACGACGCCCGTGAACCGGGTGAACTGCTCGCGGACGTCGCCGATCTGCGCGGTGAGCTGCTTGCGGAGCTCCTGGCGGCGCACCTGGGCCCGCTGGAAGGTCAGGACACCGAGCCCGACCGAGACGTAGAAGGCGTCGCGGAGCGCCTTGGCGACCTGTTCGCTGTTGATCTGCGGCATGCTTGCAACGCTACGGCGAAACGCTAACAGTTGCAAGCAGTCCCGCCGGCGTGTGACGGACGACCGGTGTCACCGGTCCGGCGGGGGCACCCGGCTACCCTGGCCCGATCGTGGAATCCGCTGGCGAGACCGCCCCCGCGGTCGTCGCGGTCCTCGTCGCCCGCAACCCCGGGGCCTGGTTCGACGACGTGCTCGACGGGCTGGCGGCGCAGGACTACCCGAACCTGTCCGTCCTCGTCGTCGACGCGGCCAGCGCCGACGGGCTGGCCGCCCGCATCGCGCCGCGCCTGCCCGGCGCCTACATCCGCCGCCTGAACGCGAACCCGGGGTACGCGGCGGCCGCCGACGAGGCCCTCCGCACGGTCGAGGGCGCCGACTTCCTGCTGTTCCTCCACGACGACGTCGCCCTCGACCGCCACGCCGTGCGCCACCTCGTCGAGGAGGCGTTCCGCTCCAACGCCGGCATCGTCGGCCCGAAGCTCGTGTCCTGGCACGACCGCCACCGGCTGCTCGGCGTTGGGCTGTCGGCCGACCGCCTGGGCGTGCCCGCGCCCCTCGTGGACCGGGGCGAGCTGGATCAGGCCCAGCACGACGCCGTGCGCGAGGTGCTGGCCGTCTCGGGCGCCTGCCTGCTGGTGCGGGCCGACCTGTTCCACGCCCTCGGCGGGTTCGACCCGGGCATGGGCCTGCACGGCGAGGACCTCGACCTGTGCTGGCGGGCCGGCCTGGCCGGGGCCCGGGTCGTCGTCCAGCCGGCGGCCGTCGCCCGCCACGCCGAGGCGCTGGCCGAGCGGCGCCCGGTCGACGACCGCCGCCGCCTCCAGGCCCGCCACCGCCTGCGCAGCTTCCTCGTCTGCTCCTCCCTGCCCACCCTGCTCCTCGCCCTGCCGACGGCGGTCCTGCTGACCCTCGCCGAGGCGCTGTACGGGCTGGCCGTCGGCCGCCCGGGCCAGGCCAGGGACGTGCTGGCCGCGTGGACCTGGAACCTGCGCCGCGCCGGCGAGATCCGGGAGCGCCGGGCCGCCCTCCGGGAGGTCCGGCAGGTGAGCGACGGGGAGCTGCGCCGCCTCCAGTTCCGGGGCAGCGCCCGGCTGAGCGCCTTCCTGCGGGGCCAGTTCGGCCCGGCCGGCGAGGACCGCATCCGGGCGGTGGCCACCGCCGGCCGGGGCCTGGCCACCTCGCTGCGGGGCGGCGACGCCCGGCTGGCCGTCGTCGTGTGGGCCGCCGTCGTGCTCGTCCTGCTCGCCGGCAGCCGCCACCTGCTGACCGGCGCCGTGCCGGCCGTCGGCG
The Acidimicrobiales bacterium genome window above contains:
- a CDS encoding glycosyltransferase, giving the protein MESAGETAPAVVAVLVARNPGAWFDDVLDGLAAQDYPNLSVLVVDAASADGLAARIAPRLPGAYIRRLNANPGYAAAADEALRTVEGADFLLFLHDDVALDRHAVRHLVEEAFRSNAGIVGPKLVSWHDRHRLLGVGLSADRLGVPAPLVDRGELDQAQHDAVREVLAVSGACLLVRADLFHALGGFDPGMGLHGEDLDLCWRAGLAGARVVVQPAAVARHAEALAERRPVDDRRRLQARHRLRSFLVCSSLPTLLLALPTAVLLTLAEALYGLAVGRPGQARDVLAAWTWNLRRAGEIRERRAALREVRQVSDGELRRLQFRGSARLSAFLRGQFGPAGEDRIRAVATAGRGLATSLRGGDARLAVVVWAAVVLVLLAGSRHLLTGAVPAVGDLAAFRDGPGDLLSEWASGWRRAGLGSASPAPTAFGLLAFLGALVVGHMALLRTLVVLGLVVLGLVGAWRLTRTLGSLRARLVSLVVYAAVPVPWNALAEARLPGLVAYAAAPWLLARLAAGAGWAPWGPVGGPAHPAAPERPVEVHAVVLGLVLALAAALV